In Candidatus Roseilinea sp., one DNA window encodes the following:
- a CDS encoding oligopeptide ABC transporter ATP-binding protein, with translation MTTHATPIIELARVSRIFEQHRKQVKAVDDVSLAVQEGEVVCLVGESGCGKTTTGKMIAGLIHPSGGEVRYAGKNIWAMSKDEFRRYRLAVQLIHQDPYASLNPAHTVYGIMSAPLLQHGIVANHKQARERVRDLLRTVDMTPPDDFLDKYPHQLSGGQRQRVSVARALTVSPKVIVADEAVSMVDVSIRVSLLNMLTRLKRDLGVTFIFITHDLAVAKHFAWEGRIAVMYLGRMIEIGRTPQIINHPQHPYTRALLSAIPEADPRITRTKERLQLRSLDIPSLLNLPSGCSFHPRCPLFEEGLCEVSVPPLADMGEGTRVACHVVARERAKEAA, from the coding sequence AAGCAGGTGAAAGCCGTGGACGATGTGTCGCTGGCCGTCCAGGAGGGCGAAGTGGTGTGCTTGGTGGGCGAGAGCGGCTGCGGCAAAACCACCACGGGCAAGATGATCGCCGGGCTGATTCATCCTTCGGGCGGTGAAGTGCGCTATGCCGGCAAGAACATCTGGGCGATGAGCAAAGACGAATTCCGCCGCTATCGCTTGGCCGTGCAACTCATTCATCAGGACCCCTACGCGTCGCTCAATCCGGCGCACACGGTGTACGGCATCATGAGCGCGCCGCTGTTGCAGCACGGCATCGTCGCCAATCACAAGCAGGCGCGCGAGCGCGTGCGCGATCTGCTGCGCACGGTGGACATGACGCCGCCGGATGACTTTCTCGACAAGTATCCGCACCAGCTCAGCGGCGGCCAGCGCCAGCGCGTGTCGGTAGCGCGCGCGCTTACCGTGTCGCCCAAGGTCATCGTCGCCGACGAGGCCGTCTCGATGGTGGACGTCTCGATCCGCGTCAGCCTGCTCAACATGTTGACGCGCTTGAAGCGCGACCTGGGCGTGACGTTCATCTTCATCACCCACGACCTCGCCGTAGCCAAACACTTCGCTTGGGAAGGCCGAATCGCGGTGATGTATCTGGGCCGGATGATCGAGATCGGCCGCACGCCGCAGATCATCAACCACCCACAACATCCTTACACCCGCGCCCTGCTCTCGGCCATCCCCGAGGCCGACCCGCGCATCACGCGCACGAAAGAGCGGCTGCAACTGCGCAGCCTAGACATCCCCAGCTTACTCAACCTTCCTAGCGGGTGTTCCTTTCATCCGCGCTGCCCGCTGTTCGAGGAAGGTCTGTGCGAGGTGAGCGTCCCGCCGCTGGCGGACATGGGCGAAGGCACGCGCGTCGCCTGCCACGTCGTCGCCCGCGAGCGGGCAAAGGAGGCGGCATGA